The Primulina tabacum isolate GXHZ01 chromosome 7, ASM2559414v2, whole genome shotgun sequence genome includes a window with the following:
- the LOC142551346 gene encoding polygalacturonase At1g48100 isoform X1, whose product MEIIHCLFVLWILNVQFLIQNVANVDGGRHHNHMNKKKKSEISAELTAADSPDQSPTVPADSPLPQPGNFSSTSCIFNVFDYGAVGDGDTDDTDAFKAAWKEACRVENGVVLVPSDQVFLITSTIFSGPCEPGLVFQVISDLFRNGVDGLLMPPDGPDSWPESDSTKQWLVFYNLDGFTFTGAGTIEGNGQKWWDLPCKPHKGPNGKTLPGPCYSPALIRFFMSSNLVVTGLRIQNSPQFHMKFDGCQGVLVEKMSISSPKLSPNTDGIHIENTKSVGIYNSVIGNGDDCISIGPGCSDVDIEAVTCGPSHGISIGSLGVQNSHACVSNISVRNVFMKDSDNGLRIKTWQGGTGSVTGISFENIQMDNVRNCVIIDQYYCLTKACRNQTSAVYLTDVTYRNIKGTYDVRSPPIHFACSDTIACTNITMSEVELLPYEGVLVDDPFCWNAYGLQETLTIPPIDCLQEGVPQSLEESSLVGC is encoded by the exons ATGGAAATCATACACTGCTTATTCGTGTTATGGATCTTGAATGTACAATTCTTGATCCAAAATGTAGCCAATGTGGATGGAGGGAGACATCATAATCACATGAACAAGAAGAAAAAGAGTGAAATTTCAGCTGAACTTACCGCAGCCGATTCCCCGGACCAATCTCCCACTGTTCCAGCCGACTCGCCTCTTCCCCAACCCGGGAACTTCTCTAGCACGAGCTGCATTTTCAATGTGTTTGATTATGGTGCAGTTGGAGACGGAGATACTGATGACACTGATGCCTTCAAGGCTGCATGGAAGGAGGCATGCCGAGTGGAAAATGGAGTGGTTCTGGTCCCTTCAGATCAGGTGTTTCTTATTACTTCAACCATTTTTTCTGGACCCTGCGAGCCGGGGCTCGTTTTTCAGGTAATATCAGATTTGTTTCGTAATGGT GTGGATGGATTGCTAATGCCGCCTGATGGACCAGATTCCTGGCCAGAATCCGACAGCACTAAGCAGTGGCTGGTGTTTTACAATCTTGACGGCTTCACTTTCACTGGAGCTGGGACCATTGAAGGAAATGGCCAGAAGTGGTGGGATCTCCCATGCAAACCTCACAAG GGTCCTAATGGAAAAACATTGCCCGGACCATGTTACAGCCCAGCG TTGATTCGGTTTTTCATGAGCTCGAACTTGGTGGTGACCGGTTTGCGGATCCAAAACAGCCCACAGTTTCACATGAAATTTGACGGATGTCAAGGTGTCCTAGTTGAGAAGATGTCGATCTCTTCCCCTAAGTTAAGCCCAAACACAGATGGAATACACATTGAGAACACCAAATCGGTTGGCATATACAACTCTGTCATAGGCAATG GGGATGATTGCATTTCAATAGGTCCAGGTTGTTCAGATGTGGATATAGAAGCCGTCACTTGTGGGCCGAGTCACGGGATAAG CATTGGCAGTCTTGGGGTACAAAACTCACACGcatgtgtttctaacatatcaGTAAGAAATGTATTCATGAAAGACTCGGACAATGGACTCAGGATCAAGACATGGCAAGGAGGAACGGGGTCAGTGACTGGCATATCTTTCGAGAACATACAGATGGACAACGTGAGAAACTGTGTGATAATTGATCAATATTACTGCCTCACAAAGGCCTGTCGAAACCAGACCTCCGCCGTTTACCTGACCGATGTCACGTATAGAAACATAAAGGGTACCTATGATGTGAGAAGCCCTCCTATACACTTCGCATGTAGCGACACCATAGCCTGCACTAACATCACAATGTCAGAAGTTGAGCTTCTACCCTATGAAGGTGTACTAGTTGACGATCCCTTCTGCTGGAACGCATATGGCCTACAGGAGACACTCACTATACCTCCGATTGATTGTTTACAAGAAGGGGTGCCTCAATCTCTAGAAGAGAGTTCCTTGGTTGGCTGCTAA
- the LOC142551346 gene encoding polygalacturonase At1g48100 isoform X2: MEIIHCLFVLWILNVQFLIQNVANVDGGRHHNHMNKKKKSEISAELTAADSPDQSPTVPADSPLPQPGNFSSTSCIFNVFDYGAVGDGDTDDTDAFKAAWKEACRVENGVVLVPSDQVFLITSTIFSGPCEPGLVFQVDGLLMPPDGPDSWPESDSTKQWLVFYNLDGFTFTGAGTIEGNGQKWWDLPCKPHKGPNGKTLPGPCYSPALIRFFMSSNLVVTGLRIQNSPQFHMKFDGCQGVLVEKMSISSPKLSPNTDGIHIENTKSVGIYNSVIGNGDDCISIGPGCSDVDIEAVTCGPSHGISIGSLGVQNSHACVSNISVRNVFMKDSDNGLRIKTWQGGTGSVTGISFENIQMDNVRNCVIIDQYYCLTKACRNQTSAVYLTDVTYRNIKGTYDVRSPPIHFACSDTIACTNITMSEVELLPYEGVLVDDPFCWNAYGLQETLTIPPIDCLQEGVPQSLEESSLVGC; this comes from the exons ATGGAAATCATACACTGCTTATTCGTGTTATGGATCTTGAATGTACAATTCTTGATCCAAAATGTAGCCAATGTGGATGGAGGGAGACATCATAATCACATGAACAAGAAGAAAAAGAGTGAAATTTCAGCTGAACTTACCGCAGCCGATTCCCCGGACCAATCTCCCACTGTTCCAGCCGACTCGCCTCTTCCCCAACCCGGGAACTTCTCTAGCACGAGCTGCATTTTCAATGTGTTTGATTATGGTGCAGTTGGAGACGGAGATACTGATGACACTGATGCCTTCAAGGCTGCATGGAAGGAGGCATGCCGAGTGGAAAATGGAGTGGTTCTGGTCCCTTCAGATCAGGTGTTTCTTATTACTTCAACCATTTTTTCTGGACCCTGCGAGCCGGGGCTCGTTTTTCAG GTGGATGGATTGCTAATGCCGCCTGATGGACCAGATTCCTGGCCAGAATCCGACAGCACTAAGCAGTGGCTGGTGTTTTACAATCTTGACGGCTTCACTTTCACTGGAGCTGGGACCATTGAAGGAAATGGCCAGAAGTGGTGGGATCTCCCATGCAAACCTCACAAG GGTCCTAATGGAAAAACATTGCCCGGACCATGTTACAGCCCAGCG TTGATTCGGTTTTTCATGAGCTCGAACTTGGTGGTGACCGGTTTGCGGATCCAAAACAGCCCACAGTTTCACATGAAATTTGACGGATGTCAAGGTGTCCTAGTTGAGAAGATGTCGATCTCTTCCCCTAAGTTAAGCCCAAACACAGATGGAATACACATTGAGAACACCAAATCGGTTGGCATATACAACTCTGTCATAGGCAATG GGGATGATTGCATTTCAATAGGTCCAGGTTGTTCAGATGTGGATATAGAAGCCGTCACTTGTGGGCCGAGTCACGGGATAAG CATTGGCAGTCTTGGGGTACAAAACTCACACGcatgtgtttctaacatatcaGTAAGAAATGTATTCATGAAAGACTCGGACAATGGACTCAGGATCAAGACATGGCAAGGAGGAACGGGGTCAGTGACTGGCATATCTTTCGAGAACATACAGATGGACAACGTGAGAAACTGTGTGATAATTGATCAATATTACTGCCTCACAAAGGCCTGTCGAAACCAGACCTCCGCCGTTTACCTGACCGATGTCACGTATAGAAACATAAAGGGTACCTATGATGTGAGAAGCCCTCCTATACACTTCGCATGTAGCGACACCATAGCCTGCACTAACATCACAATGTCAGAAGTTGAGCTTCTACCCTATGAAGGTGTACTAGTTGACGATCCCTTCTGCTGGAACGCATATGGCCTACAGGAGACACTCACTATACCTCCGATTGATTGTTTACAAGAAGGGGTGCCTCAATCTCTAGAAGAGAGTTCCTTGGTTGGCTGCTAA
- the LOC142551347 gene encoding uncharacterized protein LOC142551347 isoform X1, whose translation MEVYNIPDQGLADMEVYNIPDQGLAESYMIQGTESNPQLSGQLEQFEAMYSDGAPEFIIDQGLYYPTASNYGYICTGFESTGDFEDGMVFGLDGQDIQYTGSANESLPYAYYTPSYGYEQSPYNPYNPYIPGAIIGMDGSYVTPQQYYGLSSYETSVSSPAYMPMVIQSRHDIMANGMTDSYAYNATSVNQGNGPPVRYNLFSSNSNSSQPLPGGRDTRRNPLVKSSEGSRPIDRSSTHPVTGIDSASFSGHGSSQIRRARGVREIEYGSGAKLSSGSQLKVCLPSANGLSSFESCEPVQPSVHKVRPKLLNGRVLDDVKSSSDALGEQNHGPRTNKLKSQLLVKAYTTRDGNPDANGNITIRLDQYNKEGFCINDYKNAKFFVIKSYSEDDVHKSIKYNVWSSTPNGNKKLNSAYEDARRIAAGDPTGCHVFLFFSVNASGQFCGVAEMTGSVDFLKDMDFWQQDKWSGSFPVKWHIIKDVPNPNFRHIILENNENKSVTNSRDTQEICYKKGLEMLQIFNNYTLRTSLLDDFMYYENRQRILQEERARLLTRSYENPYIIPLVDTTRKFHPVHDFPFVGDEYTAKQEPKLLATEKNKDPADEDPNCSESQSAMLRQASKVNSSTKFNRNSQVSADGVRDSGNELKIGSLTINSKQLESDSSSPATAASTAAVSDNVVTIGSMPVKVKGTEFSEILTFGTIPLVPKALPHG comes from the exons ATGGAAGTGTACAATATTCCTGATCAAGGACTTGCTGATATGGAAGTGTACAATATTCCTGATCAAGGACTTgctgaatcatatatg ATTCAAGGTACTGAATCAAACCCACAGTTAAGTGGACAACTTGAACAATTTGAGGCCATGTATAGTGATGGTGCCCCCGAATTCATTATTGATCAGGGCTTGTATTATCCTACTGCCAGTAACTATGGATATATCTGTACAG GATTTGAATCAACCGGTGACTTTGAGGATGGTATGGTTTTTGGTTTGGATGGTCAAGATATTCAGTACACT GGTAGCGCAAATGAAAGCTTGCCATATGCATACTATACTCCTAGCTATGGATATGAACAGTCTCCTTATAACCCTTATAATCCCTATATTCCTGGTGCTATAATAGGAATGGACGGCTCCTATGTAACACCTCAACAGTATTACGGCCTTTCCTCATATGAGACTTCTGTTTCTTCACCTGCGTACATGCCTATGGTTATTCAATCTAGACATGATATTATGGCTAATGGGATGACAGACTCGTATGCTTATAACGCTACATCCGTCAATCAAGGCAATGGCCCTCCTGTTAGGTATAATTTATTTTCAAGCAATTCAAATTCTTCACAACCGTTGCCGGGGGGCAGAGATACCAGAAGGAATCCCCTTGTAAAGTCATCTGAGGGAAGTAGACCAATAGATAGATCTAGCACACATCCTGTGACTGGTATTGATTCTGCTAGTTTTTCTGGTCATGGATCATCTCAAATTCGTCGG GCTAGAGGTGTGCGAGAAATAGAATATGGTTCAGGTGCGAAGCTGTCATCTGGTAGCCAATTAAAGGTTTGTTTACCTTCTGCGAATGGATTGTCAAGTTTTGAATCATGTGAACCTGTACAGCCTTCTGTACATAAAGTTAGACCTAAGTTACTCAACGGTAGAGTTCTAGATGATGTTAAAAGCAGCTCTGATGCACTGGGTGAACAAAATCATGGCCCAAGGACCAACAAATTGAAAAGCCAGTTGCTTGTTAAAGCATACACGACAAGAGATGGAAATCCGGATGCAAATGGAAACATCACTATACGTCTGGATCAGTACAACAAAGAAGGTTTttgtattaatgattataaaAATGCGAAGTTCTTTGTCATCAAATCATACAGTGAGGATGATGTGCATAAAAGTATAAAGTATAATGTGTGGTCTTCTACACCTAATGGAAACAAGAAGCTTAACAGTGCATATGAAGATGCTCGGAGAATAGCTGCAGGAGATCCAACAGGCTGCCACGTCTTCCTCTTCTTTTCT gttAATGCCAGTGGCCAATTCTGTGGTGTCGCCGAGATGACTGGCTCGGTTGATTTCCTAAAAGATATGGATTTCTGGCAGCAAGATAAATGGAGTGGCAGCTTTCCTGTGAAGTGGCACATCATAAAGGATGTGCCAAACCCCAATTTCAGGCACATCATTCTAGAGAATAACGAGAACAAGTCAGTGACTAACAGCAGGGACACCCAAGAG ATTTGCTACAAAAAAGGTTTGGAGATGCTGCAAATATTTAACAACTATACGTTGAGGACTTCCCTGCTTGATGACTTCATGTATTATGAAAATAGACAGCGGATCTTACAGGAAGAGAGAGCCAGGCTCCTAACTAGGAGTTACGAAAATCCATATATCATTCCCTTAGTGGATACCACTCGCAAGTTTCATCCTGTACATGATTTTCCTTTTGTTGGTGATGAGTATACTGCCAAGCAAGAACCCAAACTCTTGGCTACAGAAAAAAACAAAGATCCAGCAGATGAGGATCCAAATTGCTCGGAGAGCCAGTCTGCCATGCTGAGACAAGCTAGTAAGGTCAATAGCTCAACAAAGTTTAACAGGAATAGCCAAGTTTCAGCAGATGGAGTACGAGACTCGGGCAATGAGTTGAAAATTGGATCGTTGACCATAAATTCAAAGCAGCTTGAGTCAGATTCCTCATCTCCCGCTACCGCTGCTTCTACTGCAGCTGTAAGTGACAATGTTGTTACAATTGGGTCGATGCCGGTCAAAGTTAAGGGCActgaattttctgaaatcttGACATTTGGAACAATTCCCCTTGTTCCTAAAGCTCTTCCGCATGGTTAA
- the LOC142551347 gene encoding uncharacterized protein LOC142551347 isoform X2: MYSDGAPEFIIDQGLYYPTASNYGYICTGFESTGDFEDGMVFGLDGQDIQYTGSANESLPYAYYTPSYGYEQSPYNPYNPYIPGAIIGMDGSYVTPQQYYGLSSYETSVSSPAYMPMVIQSRHDIMANGMTDSYAYNATSVNQGNGPPVRYNLFSSNSNSSQPLPGGRDTRRNPLVKSSEGSRPIDRSSTHPVTGIDSASFSGHGSSQIRRARGVREIEYGSGAKLSSGSQLKVCLPSANGLSSFESCEPVQPSVHKVRPKLLNGRVLDDVKSSSDALGEQNHGPRTNKLKSQLLVKAYTTRDGNPDANGNITIRLDQYNKEGFCINDYKNAKFFVIKSYSEDDVHKSIKYNVWSSTPNGNKKLNSAYEDARRIAAGDPTGCHVFLFFSVNASGQFCGVAEMTGSVDFLKDMDFWQQDKWSGSFPVKWHIIKDVPNPNFRHIILENNENKSVTNSRDTQEICYKKGLEMLQIFNNYTLRTSLLDDFMYYENRQRILQEERARLLTRSYENPYIIPLVDTTRKFHPVHDFPFVGDEYTAKQEPKLLATEKNKDPADEDPNCSESQSAMLRQASKVNSSTKFNRNSQVSADGVRDSGNELKIGSLTINSKQLESDSSSPATAASTAAVSDNVVTIGSMPVKVKGTEFSEILTFGTIPLVPKALPHG; the protein is encoded by the exons ATGTATAGTGATGGTGCCCCCGAATTCATTATTGATCAGGGCTTGTATTATCCTACTGCCAGTAACTATGGATATATCTGTACAG GATTTGAATCAACCGGTGACTTTGAGGATGGTATGGTTTTTGGTTTGGATGGTCAAGATATTCAGTACACT GGTAGCGCAAATGAAAGCTTGCCATATGCATACTATACTCCTAGCTATGGATATGAACAGTCTCCTTATAACCCTTATAATCCCTATATTCCTGGTGCTATAATAGGAATGGACGGCTCCTATGTAACACCTCAACAGTATTACGGCCTTTCCTCATATGAGACTTCTGTTTCTTCACCTGCGTACATGCCTATGGTTATTCAATCTAGACATGATATTATGGCTAATGGGATGACAGACTCGTATGCTTATAACGCTACATCCGTCAATCAAGGCAATGGCCCTCCTGTTAGGTATAATTTATTTTCAAGCAATTCAAATTCTTCACAACCGTTGCCGGGGGGCAGAGATACCAGAAGGAATCCCCTTGTAAAGTCATCTGAGGGAAGTAGACCAATAGATAGATCTAGCACACATCCTGTGACTGGTATTGATTCTGCTAGTTTTTCTGGTCATGGATCATCTCAAATTCGTCGG GCTAGAGGTGTGCGAGAAATAGAATATGGTTCAGGTGCGAAGCTGTCATCTGGTAGCCAATTAAAGGTTTGTTTACCTTCTGCGAATGGATTGTCAAGTTTTGAATCATGTGAACCTGTACAGCCTTCTGTACATAAAGTTAGACCTAAGTTACTCAACGGTAGAGTTCTAGATGATGTTAAAAGCAGCTCTGATGCACTGGGTGAACAAAATCATGGCCCAAGGACCAACAAATTGAAAAGCCAGTTGCTTGTTAAAGCATACACGACAAGAGATGGAAATCCGGATGCAAATGGAAACATCACTATACGTCTGGATCAGTACAACAAAGAAGGTTTttgtattaatgattataaaAATGCGAAGTTCTTTGTCATCAAATCATACAGTGAGGATGATGTGCATAAAAGTATAAAGTATAATGTGTGGTCTTCTACACCTAATGGAAACAAGAAGCTTAACAGTGCATATGAAGATGCTCGGAGAATAGCTGCAGGAGATCCAACAGGCTGCCACGTCTTCCTCTTCTTTTCT gttAATGCCAGTGGCCAATTCTGTGGTGTCGCCGAGATGACTGGCTCGGTTGATTTCCTAAAAGATATGGATTTCTGGCAGCAAGATAAATGGAGTGGCAGCTTTCCTGTGAAGTGGCACATCATAAAGGATGTGCCAAACCCCAATTTCAGGCACATCATTCTAGAGAATAACGAGAACAAGTCAGTGACTAACAGCAGGGACACCCAAGAG ATTTGCTACAAAAAAGGTTTGGAGATGCTGCAAATATTTAACAACTATACGTTGAGGACTTCCCTGCTTGATGACTTCATGTATTATGAAAATAGACAGCGGATCTTACAGGAAGAGAGAGCCAGGCTCCTAACTAGGAGTTACGAAAATCCATATATCATTCCCTTAGTGGATACCACTCGCAAGTTTCATCCTGTACATGATTTTCCTTTTGTTGGTGATGAGTATACTGCCAAGCAAGAACCCAAACTCTTGGCTACAGAAAAAAACAAAGATCCAGCAGATGAGGATCCAAATTGCTCGGAGAGCCAGTCTGCCATGCTGAGACAAGCTAGTAAGGTCAATAGCTCAACAAAGTTTAACAGGAATAGCCAAGTTTCAGCAGATGGAGTACGAGACTCGGGCAATGAGTTGAAAATTGGATCGTTGACCATAAATTCAAAGCAGCTTGAGTCAGATTCCTCATCTCCCGCTACCGCTGCTTCTACTGCAGCTGTAAGTGACAATGTTGTTACAATTGGGTCGATGCCGGTCAAAGTTAAGGGCActgaattttctgaaatcttGACATTTGGAACAATTCCCCTTGTTCCTAAAGCTCTTCCGCATGGTTAA
- the LOC142550887 gene encoding 1-Cys peroxiredoxin has protein sequence MPGLTIGDTVPDLEFQTTHGNIKLHEYCNNAKFTIIFSHPGDFTPVCTTELGAMAAYADKFEQRGVKLLGFSCDDIQSHQEWIKDIEAYNNNKVVNYPIAADPTREIIKKLNMVEPTDSNTVTPSRALHVVGPDKKIKLSFLYPASTGRNMDEVLRVLDSLEMASKHKIATPANWKPGDPVVISPDVSNDEAKHSFPQGYDRVEVPSNKDYLRFTHVE, from the exons ATGCCAGGACTCACCATTGGAGACACTGTCCCAGACCTTGAATTTCAGACCACTCATGGAAACATAAAACTCCACGAATATTGCAACAATGCCAAGTTCACCATCATCTTCTCTCATCCAG GTGATTTTACTCCTGTTTGCACGACGGAGCTCGGTGCGATGGCGGCTTACGCCGACAAATTCGAGCAGAGGGGGGTGAAACTGCTGGGATTTTCCTGCGATGATATTCAGTCACACCAAGAATGGATCAAAGACATCGAAGCCTACAACAATAACAAAGTGGTAAACTACCCCATCGCGGCAGATCCCACCAGAGAGATCATCAAGAAACTCAACATGGTGGAGCCTACAGACAGCAACACGGTGACCCCCTCTCGTGCTTTGCATGTCGTTGGGCCCGACAAGAAGATAAAGCTGAGCTTTTTATACCCAGCGAGCACTGGCCGGAACATGGATGAGGTTTTACGGGTTCTGGACTCACTGGAGATGGCGTCGAAGCACAAGATCGCCACGCCTGCAAACTGGAAACCTGGGGACCCAGTGGTGATCTCGCCTGATGTTTCTAATGATGAGGCCAAACACTCCTTTCCCCAAGGATACGACAGGGTTGAAGTTCCCTCTAACAAAGATTACCTGCGGTTCACTCATGTGGAGTAG